A genome region from Nocardia sp. NBC_00565 includes the following:
- a CDS encoding carotenoid oxygenase family protein, producing the protein MTTSVPHLTGNYAPVTEESTAYELPVTGTIPPELTGWYLRNGPNPHAAASAHWFLGDGMVHGVRLEQGRAVSYRNRWVRTSTFTDGARVQDAEGNRDLTAGVANTHVIRHAGRTMALVESSYPYELTCELDTVGPYDFDGKLRTAMTAHPKTCPTTGELHFFGYDVRAPYLTYHRADAAGTLLISRPIDVPAPTMHHDFNLTAEHVVFMDLPVVFDLETAKSGGGMPYRWRDGYQARLGVLRRDDPHGAVRWFPIDPCYVFHTLNAHDEPGRIVLHVMRYPSMWRQDSHTYEHASLWRWTIDLTTGTVTEEQLDDRDAEFPRIDDRLAGLDTRFGHASVSGDNGALIRYDLHTGASTTHEFGSGRIPAEAAFAPANQHPGGEGYLMTYVYNADTDRSDLVILAATDLAAAPVATIHLPTRVPYGFHGNWLAD; encoded by the coding sequence ATGACCACTTCAGTTCCACACCTGACCGGCAACTACGCCCCCGTCACCGAAGAGTCGACCGCCTACGAATTGCCGGTCACCGGAACGATTCCCCCCGAATTGACCGGCTGGTACCTGCGCAACGGCCCGAATCCGCACGCCGCCGCCTCCGCGCACTGGTTCCTCGGCGACGGTATGGTGCACGGCGTCCGGCTTGAGCAGGGCCGCGCGGTCTCCTACCGCAACCGCTGGGTCCGCACTTCCACCTTCACCGACGGCGCGCGCGTCCAGGATGCCGAGGGCAATCGAGACCTCACGGCCGGAGTCGCCAACACCCACGTCATCCGGCACGCCGGACGCACCATGGCGCTGGTCGAATCCTCCTATCCGTACGAATTGACCTGCGAGCTGGATACAGTCGGCCCCTACGACTTCGACGGCAAGCTGCGGACCGCGATGACCGCGCATCCGAAGACCTGCCCGACCACCGGCGAACTGCACTTCTTCGGCTACGACGTGCGCGCACCCTATCTGACCTACCACCGCGCCGACGCCGCAGGTACGCTGCTGATCAGCCGTCCCATCGATGTACCGGCGCCGACCATGCACCACGACTTCAACCTCACCGCCGAGCACGTCGTATTCATGGACCTGCCAGTGGTTTTCGATCTGGAGACCGCGAAATCCGGTGGCGGCATGCCCTATCGGTGGCGTGACGGTTACCAGGCCCGGCTCGGCGTACTGCGCCGCGACGACCCGCACGGCGCGGTGCGATGGTTCCCGATTGATCCCTGCTACGTCTTCCACACGCTCAACGCCCACGACGAACCGGGCCGGATCGTGCTGCATGTGATGCGCTATCCCAGTATGTGGCGCCAGGATTCACACACCTACGAACATGCCAGCCTCTGGCGCTGGACCATCGATCTCACTACCGGCACCGTCACCGAGGAGCAGCTCGACGACCGCGACGCCGAGTTCCCCCGCATCGACGACCGGCTCGCGGGTCTCGATACCCGGTTCGGCCACGCCTCCGTCTCCGGCGACAACGGCGCACTGATCCGCTACGACCTGCACACCGGGGCCAGCACCACCCACGAATTCGGCTCCGGTCGCATCCCCGCCGAGGCCGCCTTCGCACCCGCGAATCAGCACCCCGGCGGCGAGGGCTACCTGATGACCTACGTCTACAACGCCGACACCGACCGCAGCGACCTCGTCATTCTGGCCGCGACCGACCTGGCCGCCGCACCGGTCGCCACCAT
- a CDS encoding PadR family transcriptional regulator produces the protein MSLRYALLGLLADRPASGYDLLQRFKVSLANVWPATQSQIYTELTKLADAGSIAVSDEGPRGRKEYTITDAGLAEMREWLTTTKPKRVARNEMLLRVFFLGVVPQAYAREYLSGVETDTAKAEAQLAGLEATIDWEDNDLSVYGRIAMEWGKRFYAMNQEWAEWALTQIPER, from the coding sequence ATGAGTCTCCGGTATGCCCTGCTCGGATTGCTGGCCGATCGTCCGGCCAGCGGCTATGACCTGCTGCAACGCTTCAAGGTGTCGCTGGCGAATGTCTGGCCCGCGACCCAGAGCCAGATCTATACCGAACTCACCAAGCTCGCCGATGCGGGTTCGATCGCGGTATCGGATGAGGGCCCGCGCGGCCGCAAGGAGTACACGATCACCGATGCGGGCCTGGCGGAGATGCGGGAGTGGCTCACCACGACCAAACCGAAACGCGTTGCGCGTAACGAAATGCTGCTGCGCGTCTTCTTCCTCGGCGTGGTTCCGCAGGCCTACGCCCGCGAATATCTGTCCGGCGTCGAAACCGACACCGCGAAGGCCGAGGCCCAGTTGGCCGGGCTCGAGGCCACAATCGACTGGGAGGACAACGACCTGTCCGTCTACGGCCGCATCGCGATGGAGTGGGGTAAACGCTTCTACGCGATGAACCAGGAGTGGGCCGAGTGGGCCCTCACTCAGATCCCCGAGCGCTAG
- the ald gene encoding alanine dehydrogenase, with amino-acid sequence MKIGIPREVKNHEYRVACTPAGAHELVARGHEVYIESGAGQGSAFEDMAYAAVGARVLDTADAVWGTADMVLKVKEPVAEEYSRMREGQLLFTYLHLAASKECTDALLNSGITSIAYETVTGRDGSLPLLAPMSEVAGRLAPQAGAYHLMRSGGGRGVLMGGVPGARPAKVVVLGGGVSGSNAIAIAVGMHAEVTVLDLNIGRLRALDEQYRGQVRTIISNRFEVESLVREADMVIGAVLVPGAKAPMLVSNDLVAQMKPGSVLVDIAIDQGGCFEDSRPTTHAEPTYRVHNSVFYCVANMPGAVPYTSTVALTNATLPYAISLAERGWRDAVAADPGLANGLSTHRGQLLSESVAAAHNYAAETLAA; translated from the coding sequence ATGAAGATCGGGATTCCCCGCGAGGTCAAGAACCACGAGTATCGGGTGGCGTGTACACCCGCGGGCGCGCACGAGCTGGTCGCGCGCGGACACGAGGTGTACATCGAGTCCGGAGCCGGTCAGGGGTCGGCGTTCGAGGATATGGCGTACGCGGCCGTCGGGGCGCGGGTGCTCGATACCGCCGATGCGGTCTGGGGTACCGCCGATATGGTGCTCAAGGTCAAAGAGCCGGTGGCCGAGGAGTATTCGCGGATGCGCGAAGGGCAGCTGCTGTTCACCTATCTGCATCTGGCCGCGTCCAAGGAGTGCACGGACGCGCTGCTGAACTCGGGGATCACCTCGATCGCCTACGAGACCGTCACCGGTAGGGACGGGTCGCTGCCGCTGCTCGCACCGATGAGTGAGGTCGCGGGACGGCTGGCGCCGCAGGCCGGTGCCTACCACCTGATGCGCAGCGGTGGCGGGCGCGGCGTGCTGATGGGTGGGGTGCCGGGTGCGCGTCCGGCCAAGGTGGTCGTACTCGGTGGTGGTGTCTCGGGTAGCAATGCGATCGCCATCGCGGTCGGCATGCACGCGGAGGTGACCGTGCTCGATCTGAACATCGGGCGCCTGCGTGCGCTGGACGAGCAGTACCGCGGCCAGGTGCGCACCATCATCTCCAACCGTTTCGAGGTGGAGAGCTTGGTGCGGGAGGCCGATATGGTGATCGGCGCGGTGCTGGTGCCCGGTGCGAAGGCGCCCATGCTGGTCTCCAATGACCTTGTCGCACAGATGAAGCCGGGTTCGGTGCTGGTGGACATCGCGATCGACCAGGGTGGCTGCTTCGAGGATTCCCGGCCGACCACACATGCCGAGCCGACCTACCGGGTGCACAATTCGGTCTTCTACTGCGTCGCCAATATGCCCGGCGCGGTGCCCTACACCTCGACCGTCGCGCTCACCAATGCCACACTGCCGTACGCGATCTCGCTCGCCGAGCGGGGCTGGCGCGATGCGGTCGCCGCGGATCCCGGTCTGGCCAATGGTTTGAGCACGCACCGCGGCCAGCTGCTGTCGGAATCCGTTGCGGCCGCACACAATTACGCCGCCGAGACGCTGGCCGCCTGA